One window from the genome of Acuticoccus sp. I52.16.1 encodes:
- a CDS encoding siderophore ABC transporter substrate-binding protein: MTLFPRASTMLAFACAAALLACAPARAVTIDTATGPAEIDTRPDTVAVYDIAAIDTIHALGVPIAGVPDKLYLPQLGDVAGGAVVVGTLFEPDLEALNALAPDLVIVGGRSSRQAGETARVAPTIDMTIDGTHLLAEARARIEAYGALFGREDAAAPLLATLDADIAAARDAADGRGTALVVMTNGPKISVYGPGSRFGWIHNELAIPAAVDDLDAGIHGDAVSFEFIAEADPDWLIVIDRAAAIGSGEQNATQTLDNALVAGTTAWTKGQVIHLPAADLYIGAGGASATARVLEAIAEGFATAQ; encoded by the coding sequence ATGACCCTCTTCCCGCGCGCCTCGACGATGCTCGCATTCGCCTGCGCCGCCGCGCTTCTCGCCTGCGCCCCCGCCCGCGCCGTCACGATCGACACCGCCACCGGACCGGCCGAGATCGACACCCGACCCGACACCGTCGCCGTCTACGACATCGCCGCCATCGATACGATCCACGCCCTCGGCGTCCCCATCGCCGGCGTGCCCGACAAACTCTACCTGCCGCAGCTCGGCGACGTCGCCGGCGGGGCGGTGGTGGTCGGCACCCTCTTCGAGCCGGACCTCGAGGCGCTCAACGCGCTGGCGCCGGACCTCGTCATCGTCGGCGGCCGCTCCTCGCGCCAGGCCGGCGAGACCGCCCGCGTCGCCCCGACGATCGACATGACGATCGACGGCACCCACCTCCTCGCCGAGGCTCGCGCGCGCATCGAGGCCTATGGCGCGCTGTTCGGCCGGGAGGATGCCGCCGCGCCGCTGCTGGCCACCCTCGATGCCGACATCGCCGCCGCCAGGGATGCCGCCGATGGTCGCGGCACCGCCCTCGTCGTGATGACCAACGGGCCGAAGATCTCCGTCTACGGCCCCGGCTCGCGCTTCGGCTGGATCCACAACGAACTCGCCATCCCCGCCGCGGTCGACGACCTCGACGCCGGCATCCACGGCGATGCGGTGTCGTTCGAGTTCATCGCCGAGGCCGACCCGGACTGGCTGATCGTGATCGACCGCGCCGCCGCCATCGGCTCGGGCGAGCAGAACGCCACGCAGACGCTCGACAACGCCCTCGTCGCCGGCACCACCGCGTGGACCAAGGGCCAGGTGATCCACCTCCCCGCCGCCGACCTTTACATCGGCGCCGGCGGGGCGTCCGCGACCGCGCGCGTCCTCGAGGCGATCGCCGAAGGGTTCGCGACCGCGCAGTGA
- a CDS encoding ATP-binding cassette domain-containing protein → MTSAAPLLALEGVGKRYGAVEALSGVSFAVGAGETLAICGDNGAGKSTLIRIVSGAQPPSAGTIRLGGAPVTFASPADALAQGVATIYQDLALAPTMTIAQNVFLGSELRRRVLPGLYVLDKRRMAREAAAHLARLRLAVPDMGRRVADLSGGQRQAVAIARALRWQARIVIMDEPTAALGVRETRLVLSLIKEIAAQGITVILISHNMADVVEVAERALVLKAGRLVRDTPLDGWTADDLSHVIMSHETAAA, encoded by the coding sequence GTGACGTCCGCCGCGCCCCTCCTGGCGCTCGAGGGCGTCGGCAAGCGCTACGGCGCGGTGGAGGCGCTCTCGGGCGTCTCCTTCGCGGTCGGGGCGGGCGAGACCCTGGCGATCTGCGGCGACAACGGCGCCGGCAAGTCGACCTTGATCCGCATCGTCTCCGGAGCGCAGCCGCCGTCGGCCGGCACCATCCGCCTCGGCGGCGCGCCGGTGACGTTCGCCTCGCCCGCGGACGCGCTCGCCCAGGGCGTCGCGACGATCTACCAGGACCTCGCCCTGGCGCCGACGATGACGATCGCGCAGAACGTCTTCCTCGGCTCGGAGCTACGGCGGCGCGTGCTGCCGGGGCTCTACGTCCTCGACAAGCGGCGCATGGCGCGTGAGGCCGCCGCGCATCTCGCCCGCCTGCGCCTCGCGGTGCCGGACATGGGCCGGCGCGTCGCCGACCTCTCCGGCGGCCAGCGCCAGGCGGTCGCCATCGCGCGGGCGCTGCGGTGGCAGGCGCGCATCGTCATCATGGACGAGCCGACGGCCGCCCTCGGCGTGCGCGAGACGCGGCTGGTCCTGTCGCTCATCAAGGAGATCGCGGCGCAGGGGATCACGGTGATCCTCATCAGCCACAACATGGCCGACGTGGTGGAGGTCGCCGAGCGCGCCCTGGTGCTCAAGGCCGGCCGCCTGGTGCGCGACACGCCGCTCGACGGCTGGACCGCCGACGACCTCTCCCACGTCATCATGAGCCACGAGACCGCCGCCGCCTGA
- a CDS encoding Crp/Fnr family transcriptional regulator — protein MGHLGIAEASQQLSAVGWLAQVPPAFRDRVLEVCHLIQVDRRQPVYSVGDPIGGPYGVADGAVSVEISPYDDAPHIGYVGTRGFWFGEVSLIAQQPRIVGVVATRPTTLLHLPAHAFEEIAAEDPLAWRYLALMTTRMVANAIGVVDDMMIPSSRARVAAILLTLSGCRAADPDDEAPALDLTHEEVGRLANLSRSRLATILRDLRTAELIDCSYRTIRLTDPAGLRALLRESHAEE, from the coding sequence ATGGGCCACTTGGGGATCGCTGAGGCATCGCAGCAACTCTCGGCGGTCGGATGGCTTGCCCAGGTTCCCCCGGCCTTCCGTGACCGTGTGCTCGAGGTCTGCCATCTCATCCAGGTCGACCGCCGCCAGCCGGTCTACTCCGTCGGCGACCCGATCGGCGGCCCCTACGGCGTGGCCGACGGCGCCGTCAGCGTCGAGATCTCGCCGTACGATGACGCGCCGCACATCGGCTACGTCGGCACGCGCGGCTTCTGGTTCGGCGAGGTCTCGCTCATCGCGCAGCAGCCGAGGATCGTCGGCGTCGTCGCCACGCGGCCGACCACGCTCCTGCATCTGCCCGCACACGCATTCGAGGAGATCGCCGCCGAGGACCCGCTCGCCTGGCGCTACCTCGCGCTGATGACGACCCGGATGGTCGCCAACGCCATCGGCGTAGTCGACGACATGATGATCCCGTCCTCTCGGGCGCGGGTGGCGGCGATCCTGTTGACCCTCAGCGGCTGCCGCGCCGCCGATCCGGACGACGAAGCCCCCGCGCTGGACCTGACGCACGAGGAAGTCGGGCGGCTCGCCAACCTCTCGCGCTCGCGGCTGGCGACGATCCTGCGGGACCTGCGCACCGCCGAGCTGATCGACTGCTCCTACCGGACCATCCGCCTGACCGACCCTGCCGGTCTGCGGGCCCTCCTGCGCGAGAGCCACGCCGAGGAGTAG
- a CDS encoding DUF2218 domain-containing protein: MPHLTSRVVTPKASRYLAQLCKHFAHKVEATWDEAGGDVDFGFGRLRLAAADDALTMDARADTAEGLARVEWVVTDHLARFAWREKPVIQWTPGAEPAGTD; this comes from the coding sequence ATGCCGCACCTGACGTCCCGCGTCGTGACGCCGAAGGCCTCGCGCTATCTCGCGCAGCTGTGCAAGCACTTCGCCCACAAGGTGGAGGCGACGTGGGACGAGGCGGGCGGCGACGTGGACTTCGGCTTCGGCCGCCTGCGCCTCGCCGCCGCCGACGATGCGCTGACGATGGACGCCCGCGCCGACACCGCCGAAGGCCTCGCCCGGGTGGAGTGGGTCGTCACCGATCACCTCGCCCGATTCGCCTGGCGCGAGAAGCCGGTCATCCAGTGGACCCCCGGCGCCGAGCCCGCCGGCACGGACTGA
- a CDS encoding ABC transporter permease translates to MTEPTVPNADASVAGGGTPVPSPAAPPPAPTSGPRWGDVLATYGTALGGIAVFLVFALTADNFLNLANQFTILRQVSFLVVFSIGFTFALTAAELDLSFAAVASLAGVVCGGIVHHGYPWPLGVAAALAIGGVFGLANGLFVTRAKIPSLIATLATASIASGCAFALTEGVAWVGRWDKSFLWLGRGQIGGVPVLVVWMVVVAAVALFLVRQTRFGVWLTATGQADEAARLAGIPIRAMKVWGLTLCGLCAGLGAALLTASLSSAGPGSAGEFLMKGIAAVLLGMTMFEPGRANVPGTVVGALVIGVLANGLVLVGAAYYVQEIVLGVIILASVALSASTLTKAAFTV, encoded by the coding sequence ATGACCGAGCCCACCGTCCCGAATGCCGACGCCAGCGTGGCCGGCGGCGGCACCCCAGTGCCCTCGCCCGCAGCGCCGCCTCCGGCCCCCACGTCCGGGCCGCGCTGGGGCGACGTCCTCGCCACCTACGGAACCGCGCTGGGCGGTATCGCGGTCTTCCTGGTGTTCGCGCTGACGGCGGACAATTTCCTCAACCTCGCCAACCAGTTCACCATCCTGCGGCAGGTGAGCTTCCTGGTCGTCTTCTCGATCGGCTTCACCTTCGCGCTGACCGCGGCCGAGCTCGACCTGTCGTTCGCGGCCGTCGCCTCGCTGGCGGGCGTCGTGTGCGGCGGCATCGTCCACCACGGCTATCCGTGGCCGCTCGGCGTCGCCGCGGCGCTCGCGATCGGCGGCGTCTTCGGCCTCGCCAACGGGCTTTTCGTGACGCGGGCCAAGATCCCCTCGCTGATCGCCACGCTCGCCACCGCCTCCATCGCGTCCGGCTGTGCCTTCGCGCTCACCGAGGGCGTCGCCTGGGTCGGCCGGTGGGACAAGAGCTTCCTGTGGCTGGGGCGCGGCCAGATCGGCGGCGTGCCGGTCTTGGTGGTGTGGATGGTCGTGGTGGCCGCCGTCGCACTCTTCCTGGTGCGTCAGACCCGATTCGGCGTGTGGCTGACGGCGACCGGGCAGGCCGACGAAGCCGCCCGCCTCGCCGGCATTCCGATCCGCGCCATGAAGGTCTGGGGGCTGACGCTGTGCGGCCTGTGCGCCGGCCTCGGCGCGGCGTTGCTGACCGCCTCGCTCTCCTCCGCCGGCCCCGGCAGCGCCGGCGAGTTCCTGATGAAGGGCATCGCCGCGGTGCTCCTCGGCATGACGATGTTCGAGCCGGGGCGCGCCAACGTGCCCGGCACGGTCGTCGGCGCGCTCGTCATCGGGGTGCTGGCCAACGGCCTCGTGCTCGTCGGCGCGGCCTACTATGTGCAAGAGATCGTGCTGGGCGTCATCATCCTCGCCTCGGTCGCACTTTCCGCCTCGACACTCACAAAAGCGGCCTTCACCGTCTGA
- a CDS encoding alpha/beta hydrolase, with amino-acid sequence MAAERGAAVTIPRAEMHDIVSDASGENYRIFIWRPRTPPPPEGYPVVTVLDGNAVFGLVSDIVGFAELRPRPDGIAPAVVVAIGYPVDTPLDFVRRSFDLTPPADTMTLPERPNGKPWPKVGGADAFLAFLETQVKPLVAARVPVDPRREVLMGHSFGGLFALHVLFTRPDAFDAYLAGSPSIWFNDGALAGEADALVASGRTVAARLYVAVGGDEQRMTPPPDDTVDPAARKRWRRANRMVDNAREMAARLDGAVPGLDVAFQVFDGEDHGSVVPAFVSRALRYALSPATAAPADE; translated from the coding sequence GTGGCGGCCGAACGCGGCGCCGCGGTGACGATCCCGCGCGCGGAGATGCACGACATCGTCTCCGACGCCAGCGGCGAGAACTACCGGATCTTCATCTGGCGGCCGCGCACCCCGCCGCCGCCCGAAGGCTACCCGGTCGTCACCGTCCTCGACGGGAACGCGGTGTTCGGTCTGGTGAGCGACATCGTCGGCTTCGCCGAGCTGCGGCCACGGCCGGACGGGATCGCACCCGCCGTGGTCGTCGCCATCGGCTATCCCGTCGATACGCCGCTCGATTTCGTCCGCCGCAGCTTCGACCTCACCCCGCCCGCCGACACCATGACCCTGCCCGAGCGGCCCAACGGCAAGCCCTGGCCGAAGGTCGGCGGGGCCGACGCCTTCCTCGCCTTCCTCGAGACCCAGGTGAAGCCTCTGGTCGCCGCGCGCGTCCCGGTGGACCCGCGGCGAGAGGTGCTGATGGGGCACTCCTTCGGCGGCCTCTTCGCGCTCCATGTCCTCTTCACGCGGCCGGACGCGTTCGACGCCTACCTCGCCGGCAGCCCTTCGATCTGGTTCAACGACGGCGCCTTGGCGGGAGAGGCCGACGCGCTGGTCGCCTCCGGCCGCACGGTCGCGGCGCGGCTCTACGTGGCCGTCGGCGGCGACGAGCAGCGCATGACGCCGCCCCCGGACGACACGGTCGACCCCGCCGCCCGCAAGCGCTGGAGGCGCGCCAACCGCATGGTCGACAACGCGCGCGAGATGGCCGCGCGGCTCGATGGCGCCGTGCCGGGCCTCGACGTCGCCTTCCAGGTGTTCGACGGCGAGGACCACGGTTCGGTCGTGCCGGCCTTCGTCAGCCGGGCGCTGCGCTACGCACTGTCGCCCGCCACCGCCGCGCCGGCGGACGAATAA
- a CDS encoding AraC family transcriptional regulator → MAASSAPTVVDTDLVSSRHIADASVVVGSEFRIGPDAARAGSALMGRYSLAELRPGLVVHTSDAVELHDLTSEITQRPGLTCSIVLKGAVDFLLDDRPFALRSGPDDTPHGQLIYRAEPVRFVRHARRGMHLCKVNITVSPEWLAGCPGSGNLLPDCLDHHLAEASWTPSAHAVQLAHQLLNPPSVDGLVGRLYMESRATSLLLEAFARLADVTPRPSVPDRDRRRVEDACRLLAGQAPDGVRLEDVARSVGASVSTLQRLFHAVHGTSIYGVVRERRLVEARLALEGGGVTITQAAERAGYKSAANFATAFKRQFGVTPSDVARRART, encoded by the coding sequence TTGGCTGCATCCAGCGCCCCCACCGTCGTCGACACCGACCTCGTCTCCAGCCGCCACATCGCCGATGCGTCCGTGGTCGTCGGGTCGGAGTTCCGTATCGGGCCCGACGCCGCGCGCGCCGGCAGCGCCCTCATGGGCCGCTACAGCCTCGCCGAGCTGCGGCCGGGCCTCGTCGTCCACACCAGCGACGCGGTGGAGCTCCACGACCTCACCTCCGAGATCACCCAGCGCCCCGGCCTGACCTGCTCGATCGTGCTCAAAGGCGCGGTCGACTTCCTGCTCGACGACCGCCCGTTCGCGCTTCGCTCCGGCCCGGACGACACCCCGCACGGCCAGCTCATCTACCGTGCCGAGCCGGTGCGCTTCGTGCGCCACGCCCGGCGCGGCATGCACCTGTGCAAGGTCAACATCACCGTCAGTCCCGAGTGGCTGGCGGGGTGCCCCGGCTCGGGCAACCTCCTGCCGGACTGCCTCGACCACCACCTCGCCGAAGCGTCGTGGACCCCGTCCGCCCACGCCGTGCAGCTCGCCCACCAGCTCCTCAACCCGCCCTCGGTCGACGGGCTGGTCGGCCGCCTCTACATGGAGAGCCGCGCCACCAGCCTCCTCCTGGAGGCCTTCGCCCGCCTCGCCGACGTCACGCCCCGGCCGTCGGTGCCCGACCGGGACCGCCGCCGCGTGGAGGACGCCTGCCGTCTCCTCGCCGGTCAGGCGCCCGACGGGGTGCGGCTGGAGGACGTGGCCCGCTCCGTCGGCGCCAGCGTCTCCACCCTGCAACGCCTCTTCCACGCGGTCCACGGCACCTCGATCTACGGCGTCGTGCGCGAGCGCCGGCTCGTCGAGGCGCGGCTGGCGCTGGAGGGCGGCGGCGTCACCATCACGCAGGCCGCCGAACGGGCCGGCTACAAGAGCGCGGCCAACTTCGCCACCGCCTTCAAGCGCCAGTTCGGCGTCACGCCCAGCGATGTCGCCCGCCGCGCCCGCACCTGA
- a CDS encoding ABC transporter permease, producing MTTPRPIRGDLVAAAVLLVVLALVSVLVGVGRLSGADGVELVLVSRLPRTAAALLTGAGLAIAGLIMQTLARNRFVDPMISGSGESAGLGILAMTILAPGASIALKTLAASGAAFVGTALFLVLARRLPPTEPYLVPLFAIVYGGVVGALTTAVAWEADLLQYLSIWTNGEFSAVMQGRYELLWVISALVAVAWWVADRLTILALGRDTAVGLGLNYTVMQQAGLAIVATIAGVSVATVGLIPFVGLVVPALAVRRYGEDVRAVLPIIAAGGAGLVLSCDIVARLLRFPYEVPVGTVLGVVGTAAFIAVLLARPRHA from the coding sequence GTGACCACGCCCCGCCCGATCCGCGGCGACCTCGTCGCCGCGGCCGTCCTTCTCGTGGTGCTGGCACTCGTCAGCGTCCTCGTCGGCGTCGGCCGCCTCTCCGGGGCGGACGGGGTCGAGCTGGTCCTCGTCAGCCGGCTGCCGCGCACGGCGGCCGCGCTGCTGACGGGGGCCGGCCTCGCGATCGCCGGCCTGATCATGCAGACGCTGGCGCGCAACCGCTTCGTCGACCCGATGATTTCCGGCTCGGGCGAGAGCGCCGGCCTGGGAATCCTGGCGATGACGATCCTGGCCCCGGGTGCCTCGATCGCGCTGAAGACGCTGGCGGCGAGCGGAGCGGCGTTCGTCGGCACCGCGCTGTTCCTGGTGCTGGCGCGCCGCCTGCCGCCGACCGAGCCCTACCTGGTGCCGCTGTTCGCCATCGTCTACGGCGGGGTCGTCGGCGCCCTCACCACCGCGGTCGCCTGGGAGGCCGACCTCCTGCAATACCTCAGCATCTGGACCAACGGCGAGTTCTCCGCCGTGATGCAGGGGCGCTACGAGCTGCTGTGGGTGATCTCGGCGCTCGTCGCCGTCGCCTGGTGGGTGGCCGACCGGCTGACGATCCTCGCGCTCGGACGCGATACCGCCGTCGGCCTCGGCCTCAACTACACGGTGATGCAGCAGGCGGGGCTCGCCATCGTCGCGACGATCGCGGGGGTGTCGGTCGCGACCGTCGGCCTCATCCCGTTCGTGGGGCTGGTGGTGCCAGCGCTGGCGGTGCGGCGCTACGGGGAGGACGTGCGGGCGGTGCTGCCGATCATCGCGGCGGGCGGGGCGGGGCTGGTGCTGTCCTGCGATATCGTCGCCCGGCTGCTGCGCTTCCCTTACGAGGTCCCCGTCGGCACCGTGCTCGGCGTCGTCGGCACCGCGGCGTTCATCGCCGTCCTCCTCGCGCGGCCCCGCCATGCCTGA
- a CDS encoding sugar ABC transporter substrate-binding protein, giving the protein MRLRPLLAAAAFALAATPAAAVDLGIVAFQMSSDTHARVANAAKAAAEELGWDVTLLNSAGAMPEHAAQIENLIQADVDAIIIAMGKPVETDAQLAEAKAAGIPVITVASGGSQQTLFDVQANEYQVGAMMALYMLGELGYEGKILEERFEGNVATRIRGRILDAVLAENTAVEVAGTHAMARTKSWRDDVRAGMEALILQNQGEIDGIWASFDGQAFIIDDILAQQGMAKGDVVLVSADGGPEAYDRIADASSLLMATVTVPFEEMGEIAVDSVKRILDGESATDITPGPYYLVDPVLVDQSNVAEYVSE; this is encoded by the coding sequence ATGCGCTTACGTCCCCTCCTCGCCGCCGCGGCCTTCGCGCTCGCCGCCACGCCGGCGGCGGCCGTCGACCTCGGCATCGTCGCCTTCCAGATGTCGTCCGACACGCACGCCCGCGTCGCCAACGCCGCCAAGGCCGCGGCCGAGGAGCTCGGCTGGGACGTGACGCTGCTGAACTCCGCCGGCGCCATGCCCGAGCACGCCGCACAGATCGAGAACCTCATCCAGGCGGACGTGGACGCGATCATCATCGCCATGGGCAAGCCGGTCGAGACCGACGCGCAACTCGCCGAGGCGAAGGCGGCCGGCATCCCGGTCATCACCGTCGCGTCCGGCGGCAGCCAGCAGACCCTGTTCGACGTGCAGGCCAACGAGTACCAGGTGGGCGCGATGATGGCGCTCTACATGCTGGGCGAGCTGGGCTACGAGGGTAAGATCCTGGAGGAGCGGTTCGAGGGCAACGTCGCCACCCGCATCCGCGGCCGCATCCTCGACGCCGTGCTCGCCGAGAATACCGCGGTGGAGGTCGCCGGGACCCACGCGATGGCCCGGACCAAGAGCTGGCGGGACGACGTGCGCGCCGGCATGGAAGCACTGATCCTCCAGAACCAAGGCGAGATCGACGGCATCTGGGCCTCGTTCGACGGGCAGGCCTTCATCATCGACGACATCCTCGCCCAGCAGGGCATGGCCAAGGGCGACGTGGTGCTCGTCTCGGCCGACGGCGGGCCGGAGGCGTACGACCGCATCGCCGATGCGTCGAGCCTCCTGATGGCGACCGTGACGGTGCCGTTCGAGGAGATGGGCGAGATCGCCGTCGACAGCGTCAAGCGCATCCTGGACGGCGAGAGCGCGACCGACATCACCCCCGGCCCCTACTACCTGGTCGACCCCGTGCTGGTGGACCAGTCCAACGTCGCCGAGTACGTCTCCGAGTGA